The following are encoded in a window of Panicum virgatum strain AP13 chromosome 5N, P.virgatum_v5, whole genome shotgun sequence genomic DNA:
- the LOC120672754 gene encoding acyltransferase-like protein At1g54570, chloroplastic, which translates to MPVAALHPLPAIVGAGRRRARRHRRFGLRASSLESPSVASTALDGVAGPPVERKEKVKDDAAAAEKEENKGLHALYDDGFGGVTVKDYFAAAKAVSRDDGGPPRWFCPVECGRPAVDGAPLLLFLPGTDGVGMGLILHHKSLGKVFEVRCLHIPVNDRTPFEGLLQTVENTIKHEHDLSPNRPIYLVGDSFGGCLAVAVAARNPQIDLLLILVNPATSFAKTPLQPILPLLESMPSEFHVTVPYLLSFVMGDPLKMASVSIENNLSPPETLQKLSDSLTSMLPLLSELPDIIPRDTLLWKLKLLKTGAAYANSRLHAVQAEVLLLASGSDNLLPSRDEADRLFKALKNCRVRYFKDNGHTLLLEDGVNLLSVIKGVNMYRRGRQRDFVTDYLPPTLSEFKKTFDEDHKLFHLALSPVMMSTLKNGKIVRSLSGIPDKGPVLFVGYHALMGIELSPLYEEFLREKKKIVRGLAHPLLFGTKFESSRQELSRLDTVSMYGGLPVTPINMYRLFERNEFVLLYPGGVREALHRKNEEYKLFWPDQPEFVRMAARFGVTVIPFGCVGEDDVLELVVDYNDQKNIPGLREWIESVNKETDRVRDSVKGEDGNQDMHLPAVLPKVPGRFYYLFGKPIEMKGMNNLVRDRKSANEVYLRIKSEVEEIMSYLKRKREEDPYRSIAQRALYQATWGVSAQVPTFEP; encoded by the exons ATGCCCGTCGCCGCGCTCCACCCTCTCCCGGCCATCGTCggggccggccgccgcaggGCCCGACGCCACCGGCGTTTCGGCCTCCGCGCGAGCTCCCTGGAGTCGCCGTCTGTGGCCTCGACGGCGCTGGATGGCGTGGCAGGGCCCCCggtggagaggaaggagaaggtgaaggacgatgcggcggcggcggagaaggaaGAGAACAAGGGGCTGCACGCCCTCTACGACGACGGCTTCGGCGGCGTCACCGTCAAGGACTACTTCGCGGCGGCCAAGGCCGTGTCCAGGGACGACGGCGGCCCGCCGCGCTGGTTCTGCCCCGTCGAGTGCGGCCGCCCGGCGGTGGAcggcgcgccgctgctgctcttccTGCCAG GAACGGATGGCGTCGGAATGGGGCTCATCCTGCACCACAAGTCGTTGGGCAA AGTATTCGAGGTTCGTTGCTTGCACATACCAGTCAATGATCGTACACCATTTGAAG GGTTACTACAAACCGTTGAAAATACTATCAAGCATGAGCATGATTTATCACCTAACAGACCAATATACCTCGTTGGAGATTCATTTGGTGGATGCCTTGCAGTGGCAGTGGCAGCTCGTAATCCACAAATTGACTTGCTTCTCATACTAGTAAATCCAG CTACATCATTTGCAAAGACTCCATTACAGCCCATATTGCCTCTTTTGGAATCAATGCCAAGCGAGTTTCATGTTACAGTTCCGTATCTTCTCAGTTTTGTCATGG GTGACCCCCTGAAGATGGCTTCGGTTAGCATTGAAAACAATCTATCTCCTCCAGAAACTCTACAGAAATTGTCAGATAGTCTCACTTCAATGCTACCTTTACTTTCG GAATTGCCAGATATTATACCAAGGGATACTCTTTTGTGGAAACTCAAACTTCTTAAGACTGGAGCTGCCTATGCAAATTCTCGACTTCATGCTGTACAAGCAGAAGTTCTACTTCTTGCCAG CGGTAGCGACAACCTTCTACCAAGCAGAGATGAAGCAGATCGTCTTTTCAAGGCACTGAAGAACTGCAGAGTTCGATACTTCAAGGACAATGGCCATACGCTACTCTTG GAGGATGGTGTCAATCTGTTATCTGTCATAAAGGGAGTAAACATGTATCGCCGTGGAAGACAAAGGGATTTTGTAACCGATTATCTCCCTCCTACTTTAAGTGAGTTCAAGAAAACATTTGACGAGGATCACAA ACTTTTTCACCTTGCACTGAGCCCAGTTATGATGTCTACCCTGAAGAATGGAAAAATTGTCCGTAGTCTATCTGGCATTCCTGATAAGGGTCCTGTCTTGTTTGTGGGCTATCATGCGCTCATGGGTATTGAATTGAGTCCACTGTATGAAGAGTTCCTgagggagaagaaaaaaattgttcGTGGCTTGGCTCATCCACTTTTGTTTGGAACAAAATTTGAGTCTTCGCGCCAGGAATTATCTCGGTTAGATACAGTTTCTATGTATGGTGGACTACCGGTCACCCCAATCAATATGTACAGGTTATTTGAGAGGAATGAATTTGTTCTGCTTTATCCTGGCGGTGTTCGGGAAGCTCTGCATAGAAAG aacgaagaATACAAGTTGTTTTGGCCGGATCAACCAGAATTTGTAAGAATGGCTGCACGGTTTGGTGTTACTGTCATACCCTTTGGGTGTGTAGGAGAGGATGATGTTCTAGAG TTGGTTGTGGATTATAATGATCAGAAAAACATCCCTGGCCTTCGGGAATGGATAGAGTCAGTCAACAAAGAAACTGACAGAGTGAG GGATAGCGTCAAAGGGGAGGATGGGAATCAAGACATGCACTTGCCTGCTGTTCTCCCAAAAGTACCTGGCAGATTCTACTACCTATTTGGCAAACCGATCGAAATGAAAGGAATGAACAACCTTGTCAGAGACAGAAAGAGTGCAAATGAAGTGTATCTTCGCATAAAATCAGAAGTGGAGGAGATAATGTCATATCTaaagaggaagagggaggaagACCCTTACAGGAGTATAGCGCAGCGTGCGTTATACCAGGCAACATGGGGCGTCTCTGCTCAAGTTCCAACTTTCGAACCATGA
- the LOC120676975 gene encoding acyltransferase-like protein At1g54570, chloroplastic → MVEDIVRKEHATSPNKPIYLLGNSFGGCLALAVASRNPHIDLILVLVNPATSYEKSGIQQLLSFFSLFSGQACMAITALLNYNIDNEVHMAVSSMINGKHPLAALNRLTSNMSSFLKHSNILDKIPEDTLKWKMKLIKRAASYANYRLQSVQAEVLLLASCGDKLLPSKAEADRLQNLLPKCKVYFFDKHGHSLLLEYGVHVASIIKCTDLYRHSRRHHRVFDYIPPSATELNEVDKATRDLRFRTCPAMYSTLEDGTVVRGLAGVPQDGPVLLVGNHMLLGIELISLAAEFLRLKGIVVRGIAHTLLFPNKKRAWSEGHDFFDFLNLWGGVPMMYKYIYQLLSAGEFVLLYPGGHREALHCKGEEHRLFWPSQAEFVRLAAQFNATIVPFGVVGEDDLLELLCTFEDIRSAPFGKEMMQAYSNHLKLREDVDHEVFFPGLYLKMPGRFYYQFGKPIPTKGRQDVLTDKQAANDLYMHVKSEVERIISYLLEKRMEDKYRSLIPRMLYQAARGPTCEVPAFDP, encoded by the exons ATGGTAGAAGATATTGTAAGAAAGGAGCATGCCACTTCTCCCAATAAGCCCATCTATCTATTGGGGAATTCTTTCGGAGGATGCCTTGCACTTGCAGTAGCTTCTCGTAATCCACACATTgatttgatactggtgctagtAAATCCAG CAACATCATATGAGAAGTCAGGCATACAGCAGCTTCTATCGTTTTTCAGTCTGTTCTCAGGTCAAGCCTGTATGGCAATTACAGCTCTATTGAACTACAACATCG ACAATGAAGTGCACATGGCAGTGAGTAGCATGATAAATGGGAAGCATCCTTTAGCAGCACTGAACAGATTGACAAGTAACATGTCATCTTTCCTGAAGCATTCA AACATACTGGACAAGATACCTGAGGATACACTGAAATGGAAAATGAAGCTGATCAAACGGGCTGCCTCTTATGCCAATTATCGTCTACAATCAGTTCAAGCTGAAGTGCTACTGCTTGCCAG CTGTGGTGACAAGTTACTTCCAAGCAAAGCTGAAGCTGACAGATTACAGAACCTGCTACCAAAATGCAAAGTCTATTTTTTTGACAAGCATGGGCACAGCTTACTGTTG GAGTACGGTGTTCATGTCGCATCCATCATTAAGTGCACCGATCTCTACCGCCATTCAAGGCGGCACCACCGGGTTTTCGACTACATCCCTCCATCTGCGACTGAGCTGAATGAAGTAGACAAAGCTACCCG TGATCTCAGATTCAGGACCTGCCCAGCGATGTACTCCACTTTGGAAGACGGCACGGTTGTGAGGGGTCTGGCCGGAGTACCCCAAGACGGCCCTGTGCTTCTCGTCGGCAACCACATGCTTCTGGGGATCGAGCTGATCTCGCTTGCAGCAGAGTTCCTGCGCCTGAAGGGGATCGTCGTGCGCGGCATCGCGCACACGCTGCTGTTCCCAAACAAGAAAAGGGCGTGGTCGGAGGGCCACGACTTCTTCGACTTCCTCAACCTGTGGGGTGGCGTGCCCATGATGTACAAGTACATCTACCAGCTGCTGAGCGCCGGCGAGTTCGTGCTCCTCTACCCCGGCGGCCACCGGGAGGCGCTCCATTGCAAG GGGGAAGAGCATAGGTTGTTCTGGCCATCTCAGGCCGAATTTGTCAGGCTGGCAGCACAGTTTAACGCTACAATTGTGCCTTTTGGAGTCGTCGGAGAGGATGATCTGCTAGAA CTGCTTTGTACCTTCGAAGATATCCGGAGTGCACCCTTTGGTAAGGAAATGATGCAAGCGTATAGCAATCATCTGAAGCTAAG GGAGGACGTTGATCATGAGGTGTTCTTCCCGGGTCTGTATCTGAAAATGCCAGGACGGTTCTATTACCAGTTCGGGAAGCCGATTCCAACGAAGGGCAGGCAGGACGTCCTGACTGATAAGCAGGCTGCGAATGATCTCTACATGCATGTTAAATCGGAGGTCGAGCGTATCATCTCGTACTTGTTGGAGAAGAGGATGGAGGACAAGTACAGGAGCCTCATCCCAAGAATGTTGTACCAAGCTGCTCGGGGGCCAACCTGCGAGGTCCCGGCGTTTGATCCCTGA